A single window of Sphingobacteriales bacterium DNA harbors:
- a CDS encoding peptide chain release factor 3, with translation MSIESELNKRRTFAIISHPDAGKTTLTEKFLLYGGAIQTAGAVKSNKIKKSATSDFMEIEKQRGISVATSVMSFEYQNTLVNLLDTPGHKDFAEDTYRTLTAVDSVILVVDCVKGVEIQTEKLMEVCSMRKTPVIVFINKLDRDGKDPFDLLDELEQKLKIRVRPLSWPIGGGKLFKGVYNIFDKNLNLFRASGTSVEEEYVSINDIADGELDTQIGEKEANKLREDVELIDGVYEPFDVHQYLEGNVAPVFFGSAVNNFGVRELLEAFIRISPIPRSRNTESRIIQPTEPKFTGFIFKIHANIDPNHRSRIAFLRVCSGKFERNKFYYHTRSDKNMRFSNPVTFMASDKSIVEDAYAGDVIGLNDTGNFKIGDTLSEGEKIVFKGIPSFSPEIFKELVNTDPMKTKQLEKGILQLMEEGVAQLFTTHQTNAKIIGTVGDLQFEVIQYRLLHEYGASCTFKPMQYYKAFWITADDAQEIKNFIRTKSNYIAFDIDQQPVFLASSEWIYKLTQQDYPKITFHTTSEFSKDEVINQ, from the coding sequence ATGTCGATAGAAAGTGAATTAAATAAAAGAAGAACATTTGCCATCATTTCTCACCCTGATGCAGGTAAAACAACACTTACTGAAAAGTTCTTGTTATATGGTGGTGCTATCCAAACGGCAGGTGCTGTAAAATCCAATAAAATAAAAAAATCAGCAACATCTGATTTCATGGAAATTGAGAAACAAAGAGGAATTTCGGTTGCAACATCTGTAATGAGTTTTGAGTATCAGAATACGTTAGTTAACTTATTGGATACGCCAGGTCACAAAGATTTTGCTGAAGATACTTATAGAACACTTACTGCTGTTGATAGTGTGATTTTAGTAGTAGATTGTGTAAAAGGTGTGGAAATACAAACTGAAAAATTAATGGAAGTATGCAGCATGAGAAAAACACCTGTAATTGTATTCATTAATAAATTAGATAGAGATGGTAAAGATCCTTTTGATTTACTAGATGAACTAGAGCAAAAGCTAAAAATAAGAGTAAGACCATTATCTTGGCCAATTGGTGGTGGGAAACTATTTAAAGGAGTTTATAATATATTTGATAAAAATTTAAACTTATTTAGAGCTTCAGGTACTTCTGTTGAAGAAGAATATGTATCTATAAATGATATAGCTGATGGTGAGCTTGATACACAGATTGGAGAAAAAGAAGCTAATAAACTTAGAGAAGATGTAGAATTGATTGATGGCGTATATGAACCATTTGATGTGCACCAATATTTGGAAGGAAATGTAGCTCCAGTATTTTTTGGCTCTGCTGTAAATAATTTTGGTGTTAGAGAATTATTAGAAGCATTCATAAGAATTTCTCCAATACCAAGATCAAGAAATACAGAAAGCAGAATTATACAACCAACAGAACCGAAGTTTACAGGATTTATTTTTAAAATACATGCAAATATTGACCCAAACCATAGAAGTAGAATAGCATTTTTGCGTGTATGTTCTGGAAAATTTGAACGTAATAAATTTTATTATCATACGCGTTCAGATAAAAATATGAGATTTAGCAATCCTGTTACATTTATGGCATCAGATAAGAGTATAGTAGAAGATGCATATGCTGGTGATGTAATTGGATTGAATGATACTGGAAATTTTAAGATTGGCGACACACTTTCTGAAGGCGAAAAAATTGTTTTTAAAGGTATTCCAAGTTTCTCTCCAGAAATTTTTAAAGAGTTGGTGAATACAGACCCGATGAAAACCAAACAACTAGAGAAAGGCATCTTACAATTAATGGAAGAAGGTGTTGCACAGCTGTTTACTACACATCAAACTAATGCAAAAATAATAGGCACTGTTGGTGATTTGCAATTTGAAGTAATACAATACAGACTATTACACGAATATGGAGCAAGTTGTACTTTTAAGCCAATGCAATATTATAAAGCATTTTGGATTACTGCAGATGATGCACAAGAAATAAAAAATTTTATTAGAACAAAATCAAACTACATAGCATTTGATATAGACCAACAACCTGTATTTTTGGCAAGTAGTGAATGGATATATAAACTAACACAACAAGATTATCCGAAAATTACATTCCATACAACATCTGAATTTAGTAAAGATGAAGTGATAAATCAATAA
- a CDS encoding PorP/SprF family type IX secretion system membrane protein, whose product MKIRFALLFVIGLMCVQTIKAQDPHFSQIQYNPIYLNPANAGFAKKDNRIAGIYRDQWRTAPVPFSTTHASYDRKFKQWEKGWRIGGGVSFLYDRAGDGVLSTFNPNLTLAVGKFFNSGKQLINIGITSGITIKSLNYNRLTFDNQYIVGSGYDPNAGTGEVFSNNNATYPNFTVGLNFTTKMGEKSSLDLGGTASNLHEPNQNFLYFSESKLPARYSAYAKAQIGIGKKDNWNLQPGVFYNFQNKANNILANAIAEVRFKENQKGKNFGLGFGAGYRIQDNDAAIAYVSVLYDDLRIGASYDVNVSSFRKATNTVGAFEIALVYEWGESADKKKKKIDTIRIKELEILTDTIYVTKTDTVAPANNINVNAESPCDPQLAEWNDELAKLLPAVAYFDNDRPNPKSLSETTSDNYKDLYDAYLGKKPYYVDNIGQLGANEIFNTVTSEFEKLEKIHDVLKEALDAGKSVKLQFLGYTSPLANAQYNLNLAKRRIESVKNYFYSIDNGSIKKYIDNNQLVFEFLPLGKTNAPQGLSDRLNDIKNSVYSKDACMQRKVEIKYIQISKD is encoded by the coding sequence ATGAAGATAAGATTTGCATTATTGTTTGTAATTGGTTTGATGTGTGTTCAGACTATTAAAGCTCAAGACCCACACTTTAGCCAAATACAATACAATCCAATTTATTTGAATCCTGCAAATGCAGGTTTTGCGAAGAAAGACAATAGGATTGCTGGAATATATAGAGACCAGTGGAGAACGGCACCTGTTCCATTTTCTACAACTCATGCATCTTATGATAGAAAATTTAAACAATGGGAAAAAGGCTGGAGAATTGGTGGTGGCGTTAGCTTTTTGTATGATAGAGCTGGAGATGGTGTTTTAAGTACGTTTAATCCAAATCTTACACTTGCTGTTGGTAAATTCTTCAATAGTGGAAAACAATTAATAAATATTGGTATTACATCTGGCATTACTATCAAATCGTTAAACTACAACAGACTAACATTTGACAATCAATATATTGTTGGTTCTGGATATGATCCAAATGCTGGAACTGGTGAAGTATTCTCAAACAACAATGCAACCTATCCAAATTTTACTGTTGGCTTAAACTTCACAACTAAAATGGGAGAGAAATCTTCATTAGATTTAGGTGGAACAGCAAGCAATCTCCATGAGCCAAATCAGAATTTCTTATATTTCTCTGAGTCTAAATTGCCAGCAAGATATAGTGCTTATGCAAAAGCACAGATAGGAATAGGCAAGAAAGATAATTGGAATTTACAACCAGGTGTATTTTATAATTTCCAAAACAAAGCAAATAATATACTTGCCAATGCAATTGCAGAAGTAAGGTTTAAAGAAAATCAAAAAGGAAAGAATTTCGGATTAGGATTTGGAGCTGGATATAGAATCCAAGATAATGATGCTGCAATAGCTTATGTTTCTGTTTTATATGATGACTTAAGAATAGGTGCAAGTTATGATGTGAATGTATCATCATTTAGAAAAGCTACAAATACAGTAGGTGCATTTGAAATTGCATTAGTGTACGAATGGGGCGAAAGTGCAGATAAGAAGAAGAAAAAAATAGATACTATTAGAATCAAAGAATTAGAAATATTAACAGATACAATATATGTAACTAAAACAGATACTGTAGCACCAGCAAATAATATTAATGTTAATGCAGAATCTCCTTGTGACCCACAATTGGCAGAATGGAATGATGAGTTAGCAAAATTATTGCCAGCTGTGGCATATTTTGATAATGATAGACCAAATCCAAAATCATTATCAGAAACGACATCAGATAACTACAAAGACTTATATGATGCATACTTAGGCAAAAAACCATATTATGTAGATAATATTGGACAACTAGGTGCAAATGAAATATTCAATACAGTAACATCAGAGTTTGAAAAACTAGAGAAAATACATGATGTGCTTAAAGAAGCATTAGATGCTGGAAAGAGTGTAAAATTACAATTCTTAGGATACACATCGCCATTAGCTAATGCGCAATACAATCTAAACTTAGCTAAACGTAGAATTGAAAGTGTAAAAAATTATTTCTATAGTATAGACAATGGTAGCATTAAAAAATACATAGATAACAATCAGCTTGTATTTGAATTCTTACCACTTGGAAAAACAAATGCACCACAAGGATTGAGTGATAGATTAAATGATATCAAAAACTCAGTTTACAGTAAAGATGCATGCATGCAAAGAAAAGTAGAAATTAAATATATACAAATCAGCAAAGATTAA
- a CDS encoding AarF/ABC1/UbiB kinase family protein, whose amino-acid sequence MNANTSDATTNFFGLDQEERVYEEYIEQKPQSLILRFFTTQRHIIGLCLGGGFAYLRHRSETKAKFSISKDIFLRLFLWLHWIFLKKKLIRQPFKVQLRRRLEMLGATYIKLGQIMSLREDVLPKDITDELKKLLDTLPAVKYERFVELVEENIQQPIHRVFSDIGTTPLGSASIAQTHRATLRTGEDVVIKLLKPGTRELIQTDSKIIIFIGSVLNWFVPHLQPKNMFTEFCDYTNKEVDFRLEADHAELFANNFIKQPDIVFPSIYREYSNRNMVIMDFIKGMKPDHKAYEKYNEEEREKIVDIGAYAIIQMLYHDGFFHADLHPGNLIILDGENGPKCGFIDLGMVGRFEEATRKTMLYYFNSLVMGDPESAARYLTMLAKTDKHSDIEGFRKEFIIVGDKWLKAPNFKDFSLARLIMESVILGAKYRLYYPLELVLMVKAIITYEGVGNVILPGFDIQKVSKKHIRKMLLVEVNPVELLKHQLQNAPEIMDIIMKAPMLIAESIKRYENKLVEKKAKTGSDGIKHMIFGSCCIIGGSIMAAAGLEWFAYVPLFLIGTIIAIKS is encoded by the coding sequence ATGAATGCAAACACTTCAGATGCAACAACTAATTTTTTCGGATTAGATCAAGAAGAAAGAGTTTATGAAGAATACATTGAACAGAAACCACAATCATTAATCTTAAGATTCTTTACAACACAAAGGCATATAATTGGACTATGCTTAGGTGGTGGGTTTGCCTATCTTAGACATAGATCAGAAACCAAAGCAAAATTTAGTATTTCGAAAGATATTTTCCTCAGATTATTCCTTTGGTTGCATTGGATATTCTTAAAAAAGAAACTAATCAGACAACCATTTAAAGTTCAACTAAGAAGAAGACTTGAAATGTTAGGTGCTACTTATATAAAACTAGGTCAAATAATGAGTTTAAGGGAAGATGTGTTACCTAAAGATATTACAGACGAATTAAAAAAATTATTAGATACATTACCAGCCGTAAAATACGAACGATTTGTAGAGCTAGTAGAAGAAAACATCCAACAACCAATTCATAGAGTATTTTCTGATATTGGCACAACTCCACTTGGTTCTGCATCTATTGCACAAACACATAGAGCTACGCTAAGAACTGGAGAAGATGTCGTAATTAAGCTTTTAAAACCTGGGACAAGAGAATTAATACAAACAGATAGTAAAATTATTATTTTTATTGGTAGCGTATTAAATTGGTTTGTACCACATCTGCAACCCAAAAATATGTTCACAGAATTTTGTGACTATACAAACAAAGAAGTAGATTTTAGATTAGAAGCAGATCATGCAGAACTCTTTGCAAATAATTTCATCAAGCAACCAGATATCGTATTTCCTAGCATTTACAGAGAATATTCTAATAGAAATATGGTTATCATGGATTTCATAAAAGGAATGAAGCCAGACCACAAAGCCTATGAGAAATACAATGAAGAAGAAAGAGAAAAGATAGTAGACATTGGCGCATATGCAATTATACAAATGCTATACCACGATGGATTTTTTCATGCAGATTTGCATCCAGGCAACTTAATAATACTTGATGGAGAAAATGGACCGAAATGTGGATTTATTGACCTTGGAATGGTTGGTAGATTTGAAGAAGCCACAAGAAAAACAATGTTATATTATTTCAATAGTTTAGTAATGGGCGACCCAGAAAGTGCAGCAAGATACCTTACCATGCTTGCAAAAACCGATAAACATAGCGACATTGAAGGCTTTAGAAAAGAATTTATTATAGTTGGCGACAAATGGCTGAAAGCACCAAATTTTAAAGATTTCTCTTTAGCAAGATTAATTATGGAATCAGTTATTTTAGGAGCAAAATATAGATTATACTATCCATTGGAGCTAGTACTAATGGTTAAAGCAATTATTACCTACGAAGGTGTTGGCAATGTTATTCTTCCAGGTTTTGACATTCAAAAAGTATCAAAAAAACATATAAGAAAGATGTTATTGGTTGAAGTAAATCCAGTTGAGCTATTAAAACACCAATTGCAAAATGCACCAGAAATCATGGATATCATCATGAAAGCACCAATGCTCATTGCAGAATCCATAAAAAGATATGAAAACAAATTAGTAGAGAAGAAAGCAAAAACTGGTTCTGACGGAATAAAACATATGATTTTTGGTAGTTGTTGTATTATTGGTGGCAGTATTATGGCTGCAGCAGGATTAGAATGGTTTGCTTATGTACCATTATTTTTAATTGGAACAATAATTGCAATTAAATCTTAA